The stretch of DNA AGATTATATCGGAATCTGTACAATCCAGAGTTCTATTGGCTTGCATATAAAAACATATATGCAAACACAGGCAGTATGACTGCCGGTGCAGATGGAACTACTATTGATGGCATGAGTGACGAAAGAATCCAAAGGATTATTGAATCCATGCGAGATAAAAGTTACCTGCCAAAACCTGCACGCAGGGAATATATTGCTAAGAAAAACAGTAATAAAAAGCGTCCGTTGGGAATCCAGTCGGGCAATGACAAACTGGTGCAGGAAGTAGTGAAGATGATTTTAGAAAGCATTTATGAGCCTGTGTTTAAGAAAACATCTCATGGGTTCAGACCAAACAAAAGCTGTCAGACAGCATTATACCAGATACAGAAAACCTTTACGGGAACGAACTGGTTTGTTGAGGGCGATATACACGCCTGCTTCGACAGTTTTAATCACCACACAATCATCAGATTGCTGAGAAAACGTATTGATGATGAAATGTTTCTACAACTCATCTGGAAATTTCTAAAAGCAGGCTATATGGAGCAATGGACGTACAATCGGACATACAGCGGAGTACCGCAGGGTTCAGGTGTCAGTCCAGTGCTTGCAAATGTGTACCTTCACGAATTAGATAAATTTATGGAGGAATATGCACAGAAATATAACCGAGGAAAGAAGAAACAAATGAACTCCGACTACAAGAAAGTTGTCAAAAAGGCATCCTATTATAGATGTATGGGCAAAAAGAAGTGGGCGGATTTATCTCCAGAAGAACGCTGGGAACGCAATAAACATTTGAAAATGCTTGAAAAGCAAACACGACAGCTAACTCCGACCGAACCTTTGGATGAGACGTATAAACGGATTCAGTACACCCGATACGCTGATGATTTCATCATTGGAGTAATTGGGAGCAAAGCGGACGCAGAACAGATGAAAGCTGACGTCGGCAGATTTCTCAGGGAAGAACTGGATTTGGAAATGTCCGAAACCAAAACCAAAGTTACGCATACAGGAGACAGAGCCAGATTTTTAGGCTATGACATTACGGTATCCAGAAGTCAGGATTTAAAGAAATCCGCAGGAGGATACAAAATCAGAAGCAATGCAGGAGTGGTGAAATTACTTGTACCCAGAGAAAAATGGGTGGGAAAGTTACTGGAATATCATGCAATCAAAATCAAGATTAACGAAAACGGAAAAGAAAGATTTGTAGCCCTACACAGAGGAAAACTGGTAAATCAAAGCGATATAGAGATTCTGGCAAGATATAATGCGGAAGTTCGTGGACTTTACAACTATTATGCCATAGCAAATGATTCCTTCAAGATAGGCAGATTTGCCAATCTTATGAAGTACAGTATGTACAAGACATTTGCCTGTAAGTATAAAACAAATGTTCACGAAATCAAGCGCAGATATTGTGTTGGAGGTCTGTTTACAATCGCATACGATACCAGAGCAGGAAGGAAAATCACGACCTTTTACAGAGACGGGTTTAAGCGAAAAGAATCAGCTACGAAGTTTGACAATGTGAGCGAACTTCCGCAGTTCTCAAAATACGCTAAAACCAACACTCTGAAACAGAGAGTGGAACGCCATACCTGTGAACTTTGTGGAAAGGATTGCAGAAATCTGGAAATCCATCAAGTAAAGAAACTAAAAGACTTAAAGGGCAATGCGGAGTGGGTACTCCTTATGCGCAAAAGGAGACGGAAAACTCTTGTGGTATGCCCTGAATGTCATAAACTGATTCATTCTTAATACCGTAAATATAATAAGCGGAAAGCCGTATACATCGAGAGGTGTACGTGCGGTTTGGGAGGGAGGGGACGCAAGTCCTGCAAAGGATGAGCTGAACCTTACCTCATGATACGACCTTATTCCTGGGTGGAAAGGAAAAAACGACATTAAAGGAAATAGCGGAGATTTTGGGAAAAGAAACCATAGATCTGTATAACACATCGGATACGAGAGGCAGTCAGCGGTCTTATGGAATGAACTACCAGAAAACAGGAAAGGAGTTGATGAGCCAGGATGAAATAGCAGTTATGGACGGAGGAAAATGTATTCTGCAGGTGAGAGGTGTCAGACCATTTTTCTCAAATAAATACGATATTTGCAAACATAAAAACTACAAATATCTGTCCGATTATGACAAAAAGAATACCTTTGATATTGAAAAATATCTGAGTACTAATCTGATACTGAAACCAGAGGATGAAGTGGAACTGTATCAGATGTAACTTCTCGACAAATTGTCGGGAAGTGGATCATGGGAGGAAATCATGAATAATTTGGAAAAAAGGAACAGTCGGTATCCATCGACGAAAATGAATATACCGACTGTACGTGTGAGGAATTTTCCAAGTAGAAAATCCTATGCTTAGTGTAGCACAAAAGGCAGGGTTTATATAGTGTTTTCTTCCCTTTCTGGAAAAAATCTAAGAAAGGACTGGAAAATGTAAGTTTTCCAAAGGTACACTTATGGCATTTTTTACAACGGCAATTACGACCTTAAAAACATTGGTTTGTGCGATCGGAGCCGGACTTGCAGCCTGGGGAGTGATCAACCTGCTGGAAGGTTATGGAACGGATAATCCGGGTGCAAAGTCACAAGGAATAAAACACTTAATGTCTTCTATGTGAAAAGATTTTAAAGAGAAAATGCACATCCTACGCAGATAACATGACAATTTCATGCAAAGCGAAAGGAGACACCATGAAAATCGAATACACAAAAGTGGGAGACTATTATTTACCGAATCTTTACTACCCGGAGGAAACCAGACCGATTGGCTTATGGGGAATGCTTCGGAAGGAATATCTGAAAGAACATAAATCTGGAACTTATACATATCTTCTTCTGACCGCCAGGCTGGACAGTTATTTGGCAGATCTGAATGAACAGGCACAGGAACGCTTTGAATTGATCGAAACTCAGATGCGAAGTGCGGAGGGAGTTTCCGAGGAACTGAAGAGACAGAATCCTATGGAATGGCTATGCCACTGTAACAATATCCGCAACCGGGCTGCTGAGATCATCAAGCAGGAACTGATTTATGTATAAGGGGGATTCTAGATATGAGAAGAGAACTGATTGAAAGTTATTATGAAGAATACCAGCGGGAGCTGGAAAGATTTCTTGAATCTGACCCGGAGATGTTCACTCTGGAAGCAGAAATTCATCATTACATAGAAATACTGGAACCGGTCCTCAGAGATGGCGGACAGGAGATGTGGCAGACACTGGACAGGATTATTTCAGCGAAAAATGCAATGGAGGGAATTGTGGCAAAAGAAATGTATATCCGGGGATTTCTGGATTATGAAAGACTGGTGTGTGAAAAAGACAGTAAGATCTGAATAATCAGAACATAGACTATATATAACGAGGCTTTTATTGTATAGACAGTAAGAGCCTCATTTAATATAGTTTTCATAATAAAAAACAGGTGGTAGTACGTATTTGCTTTGTGTTATATAAGAATTGGTCTGGCTGAACAATGGTGAAAATTTACTATGATTTTACTTAAATCTGATTGAAGGATGAAAAAGTGATGATATCATATAGTGGGTTGATAGGGTTACAGAAAATGTATTCACAGAGGCAGAGAAGAAATAATGAAAGTAAAAAATGCAGATGAATTTTATAAAATATTAGAAAGAAAGGCTATATATCCGGTATTTCAGCCGATTGTAAATTTACAGACTGGAGATGTGGCAGGATATGAAGCTCTTAGTCGTATCGACAGGCATGATACGACTCTTATGATTTCAGATTTGTTTGTGATTGCTGAACAGGTAGGCTGTGTTTGGAAATTGGAAAAATTGTGCAGAAATAAAGCATTGAAGGCAGCGGCGAATAAACCAGAACATGCAAAATTATTTCTTAATGTAGATGGTAATATCATTCAGGATAAATCGTTCATACAGGGATTTACAAACCGTAAGGCTGCGAAAGCCGGAGTACCGTCCTGTGACATTGTATTTGAAATAACGGAACGGTCGGATATAGAAAACTATCAGATTCTGCAACAGATTATGAAGCATTATGCAGATCAGGGATATGAAATAGCTTTGGATGATGTTGGAGCTGGATATTCTGGTCTGAACCGTGTAGTAAATACATCGCCAAACTACTTAAAAGTTGATATAGAACTGGTCAGAGATATTCAAAAACATAAGAAAAAGGAAATTATGATGGAATTTCTGTTGCATTACTGTAATGAGACAGGAGCAATTCTGATTGCAGAAGGGATAGAAACAGAAGCAGAGTTGGAGTGTCTGTGTAGATTAGGTGTTCATTACGGACAAGGATATTTTCTTGGAAGACCGGACAGAACGTTCAAAAATGTAAGGAATGAGGCGATGTTGGTATTACGTAGACTGAATAATAAATCGTAATGAAAACTATATGTCAGCAGGTGAAAAATGAATAAGTCAATTATAACATTATAAAGATTTCCATTGATTTTTACACCTATTTTACACAAGCACTCACATAGATTTGATTTCTGTCTTCTATAATTGTATAGGAAAATGTAGATCTTATATAATAACAGGAGAGGAAAGAGAAATGAACGAGAATGTGAAAGTGGTTTTTGGTCTGATCGGTGGCCTTGCCTTGTTCCTTTATGGAATGAACAGCATGAGTGATGCACTTCAGAAAGCCGCAGGAGAACGAATGAAAAAAATCCTTGGATTTCTTACAAGAAATCCAATTATGGGAGCACTTGCCGGAGCACTTGTAACAGCTGTATTGCAGAGCAGTTCAGCGACGACAGTTATGGTTATCGGTTTTGTCAGTGCGGGACTTATGAGTCTTCCGCAGGCAATTTCTGTTATCTTTGGTGCCAACATAGGAACCACTATGACGGCACAGCTGATGGCATTTAAAATCAGCAATTATATTTATCCAATTATCTTTGTTGGATTTATTCTGAACTTTGTTAGCAAAAAAGAAAAGGTTAAAAATATCGGTATGGTAATTTTTTCATTCGGACTTTTATTTGAAGGAATTGAAATCATGGGTGAAGTCATGAAACCTTTGGCGGGAAGTCCGGTCTTTGTTGATCTGATGGGAAAAGTTTCATCCATTCCGGTTCTTGGTGTTGTACTGGGAGCGGTCATGACATTGGTTGTGCAGAGTAGTTCAGCTACGATTGCAGTTCTGCAGAATTTTGCATCACAGGCAGGACCGGACGGAGTAAGCAGTGTAATAGGGCTTACCGGTGCGATTCCGATTCTTCTTGGAGATAATATAGGTACAACGATCACAGCACTTCTTGCATCAATTGGACAATCTAAAAATGCAAAACGTACAGCAATTGCGCATAGTATTTTTAATATCAGTGGAAGCTGCGTTTTTATTTTCCTGGTTCCGTGGTTTGCAAAATTTGTCCAGTTTATTTCACCAAAGGGAAATGAGATTGATGTGATTTCAAGACAGATTGCAAATGCACATACAACGTTTAATATCGTCTGTACACTGGTCTGGCTGCCACTGATTCCGCTGATGGTAAAAATTGTTACAACAATCATCCGTGGAAATGACAAAACAGAGAAAGCAGCTTTTGAACCCAAATATCTGGATATGAAAGTGATTGAACAGCCGGCGGCTGCTATGGTTCTGGTATCTAAGGAACTGAACCGACTTGGAGAACTGGCAGAATCTCTGTTAAGTGATTTAAAAACGGCGATTGTAGCAGATGGAGACTCAAAAACTCATGGTTCGTTTATAGAAAATCTGGAGATTGTACATCAGTTACAGGACAGTGTGACAGAATATATTACCAGATTATTCGCAAGCGGAAACCTTACAGAACAACAGTCTGAGCAGACGGCAGGGTTACTGTATGTAAACAATAGTATTCAGAGGATTGCAGACAGATGTGAAGATATTGACCAGATATGTGAAAAAGTAAATAACAATGGAAAAAGACTGACCAGTGAAGCCTCCTCAGAAATGGAAGACTGCATTGATATTATCCAGCAGCTTTTAAAGAAAGCAATGGAGGCAATCCGTAAGGGTGATGCTGTAGTGGCTGAAACAGTTTTTGAAAATAAGAAAAAAATGCATAAAGCAGAGAAAAAATACAGTAAGGCACATTTAAACCGTGTAAAAAATGAGGTTTGTGATGCGTCTATGACAAGATATTTTTCTGGGATCATGTATAATTTTGACCGTATGGCAGATAATTGTGTCAGCATTGCAGAAGAAGCCTGTGATAATGTGGCTTTTATAAACCTTGATGAAGAGACGGGAAAATCAATGATGGAAAGAGGTGCAGTATAAAATGGTAAAGAAAAAAAACATCCGAAAATCTGCACTTCTGCTGATAATGATAATGCTGGCAACGGGAATAACAGCATGTGGAACCGAGGAAGAGCCATTGCCGGATCTGTCTGCTATGGGAGCTGTCACAGCTGTATCACGAGAAGAAGGGTCAGGAACCAGAGCAGAATTTGAGAATCTTTTGAAACTGCCTGAGAGTGATACAGGAATAGTTGTTGATTCTACAGAGAAAGTTCTGAAAAAGGTGGAAGAAGATAAAAACGCAGTTGGTTATGTCGCATATAGTTCCGCAACAGATACGAATGGAAAAATACTTCAAATCAACGGAGTTCTTCCTTCTGAGAAAACAATAGACAATAACAGTTATCCTCTTTGCAGGGATTATTATCTGGCTTATAATGGAGAACTGACAGATGTGGAACAGGATTTCCTGACTTATGTAAAGAGTAAAGGACAGGATATTGTGAAACAATATTGTATTCAGGCTGACAGTACAACAACATTCCTTTCTGACAAGTCAGAAGGAAAGATTCTGATTGAAGGATCCACTTCAATGGAACCAATGGTAAAAGCACTGGCAGATGACTATCAGAAACAAAATCCAAATGCTGAAATAGAAGTAAAAGCAACAGATTCTTCAAGAGGGATTACGGCGGTGATAAGTGGAGAGTGTGATTTCGCAATGTCATCCAGAGAATTAAAGGATTATGAAGCAGAGCTTCTGGAAACAAAAGTCATTGGAAAAGATGCTATAGCTATTGTGATAAATGAAGAAAATCCACTGGAAAATCTTACAATAAAACAACTTACAGGTCTGTACAATGGAACATATAAAAACTGGGATGATCTTTCCTGAGAAAAACGAATATAATATCTTACAAGCACTGACTATAACGGTCGGTGCTTCTTTTTTGGATTTTTTCAAAATTATCTGACATTCTTCAAATTCCCACGTGTGATTAGTGGAAAAATAATTTTTTCTGCAAAAGTACCGTCCAAATGCCCTCTGAAACTTGCTATTAGTGAGGGAATATTTCATTTATGCGAAAAAAACTTGCAAAAGGGGGTTGGTAAATACCGCTTCCCAGGCTTTATAGGTAGAGGAACAATTATTTTAAAAATTTTACCCCAAAGATGTCCGCTTTTGCCTGTCTCAGTACAGAGTATGTGAAGGGACTAACAAAAGTAAAAGAAAAAATGATAAAAATGCAAAAAAATATCACGAATCTTTTGCATCTTGCGAAGTCATTTGACTCTAGTAATCAGAGGACGTTTTGGAATGTTCCTTCGATGAACCTTGACAACCGATAAGTGCACCCTGGAAGCCTAACAGGAGTTATGCCATGACCTTTCTTTTTCTGAGAGCGAGCGAAATTATAATGACACTCCCGATGATGGGCGGCTGACCGAAGCCTTATGGTCAGTGACCTGCTGATGCAGGCAGAGGCAGTCTGAGACGGCTGCAGGTGACAGGGAAACGCACGCCAGACCGCCGGACGAATGAAACTGATGACAATGTTTACAGGGCAAAATGCCCGGAAAGGAGCAGTTTATGACAGAACTGAAAATGAAAGAAATGCAGTTGATTAACTGGTTTGGATGCCCGAATCTGATTTATACAAGGGAGAGAATCCATCTGGTTGCCATGCTTACAACAGATGAAGAAATGAAAAAGAATCTTTACAGGGTATGCAGATTCCTTGCAAGAGAAGAAATCGCATATCGGTATCCGATCATGTATGAAATGATCCGGAAAATATTTTCACCGGATGATACCAATCCACCGGAAGCATGTGCAATGTTTATGCCGGACGATGAAACAGATGATGAAGAATATGCAATGGCAGCGTAGCTGCGGAAAGGACAGTAACGATTATGAATAAAGTGGTTTTAATGGGAAGACTGACAAAGAATCCGGAGATCAAATATGCCGGAAAAGATAATGATATGGCAGTAGCAAGATATACACTGGCGGTAAACAGAAGATATAAACGTGACGGTGAACAGGAAGCGGATTTTATTTCCTGTGTCACATTCGGAAAGAGTGCAGAGTTTGCACAGAAATATCTTCACAAGGGAATGAGGATTGTGATTGGCGGTCGTATCAGCACTGGCAATTATAAGGACAAGGACGGGAAAACAATTTATACTACAGATGTGATCGTGGAAGAACATGAATTTGCCCAGAACAAGGATAATGGTGTTGGAGCTGATTCATCGGAAACACCGAAAACAGATAAGGACGGATTTATGGAAGCACCGGAAGGTGAGGTTCCATTCGACTAAACCGAAGTAAATGGTTGGAGAGGTTGCCCTTTGTCGGGGCATCCTCTTTTCCATTTTACAGAAGACATCAAAAATTACAGGTATTCAACCTAACGAAATCGTGATATAATCAAAATATGTTCAGATGAAAAATATGGAGGTTGCTTATGGGCGTAAGTTATAACAGATTATGGAAAATGCTCATAGATAAAAATATGAAGCGGATAGAGATGCAGTACCTCACCGGGATCAGTGGAAATATTCTTGCCAGGATGGGAAAAAACCAGTATGTATCAATGGAGACGATTGAGAAGATCTGCAAGAAGCTGGACTGCACCGTTGATGAGATGCTGGAATCTACAGATGATGAGTAACAAGAGCAGACATGTCAAATTATTAAAACTGGAAGAATGCTTCAGAAGTCGAAAAAAGAAATTGAAAAAAGATAACACGCCGGATACGGCATAAATCTCTTAGCAACGCTAAGAGCGCACTTCTATACAGGCAATTCCATCTGCCTGTATCGTGCGACCTGCGGTGCTGTTCCCGATTTCAAGAAATCTCAAACCGGGAAATACAGCGAAATCAGAGATTTCGTACAAGGGGAAGATCCCCTTGCGGCACAGATGCCTATCCCTGATAAAGTTTGTGACTGAATATTTCAGATATAGACATATAAGGGGAAAGAAAGTGTGAAATCAAAATTTGTGGAGAGATTTTATGATTAGAAAAGCAATACTAAAAGATGTTAATTCGATTGAAGATACTTACAATGAGCATTTCCAGTATGAACTGAATCATACAGCCTTTACTGTATTTAAGAAAGGGGTTTATCCAACGAAAGATGATGCAGAACGGGCTATTTATGCTGGTGCTTTGTTTGTATATGAAGAAAACGGAACAATTGTTGGAAGTATCATTATTGATAAAGTTCAACCAATAGAATATGCAACTATTCCTTGGAAAGAAAAATTATCTGAAGATGAGGTAATGGTAATTCACCTTTTAATGGTACGTCCGAGTATGTCTGGTAAAGGAATTGCATCATCACTAATAAAATTCGCTACAGAATTAGCACAAAAAAATAGTTGTAGGGCACTACGTTTGGATACAGGAAGTCAAAATATTCCTGCGCTATCTTTGTATCAAAAAAATGGATTTGAAATAATTGCTAGTGCTTCTAAAAAAGTTGGAGATGTAATTGCACACAAAAACCATCTTTTTCTCGAAAAGATATTGTAGTTCGTAAATTCCAGTTTGAAAAATTGAGAAAATCGGAGTTTGAGGAGCATCACCGTTATGATTAGAGAATTACGGAAAGTGGATATAAATAAAGTTGCAGAAATATGGTTAGATACAAATATAAAGACACATTATTTTATCTCTGCTCAATATTGGAAAAGTAATTTTGAGTTAGTAAAAGAACTTCTATTACAGGCAACTGTCTATGTTTACGAGGATAAACAGGAAATACAGGGTTTTATAGGGTTAAGTAACGAATACATTGAAGGTATTTTTGTTTCTGCCGAAATGCAATCTCAAGGTATAGGTAAAATTTTGCTAAACTATGTAAAGGGAAAAAGAAACAAATTAATCTTAAATGTATATCAAAAAAATACACGGGCAATATCCTTTTATCAAAGAGAAGGATTTGAGATTCAGTATAGCGGTTTGGATGAAGCTACTGGAGAAAAAGACTATGTAATGGCATGGCAGCAGAAATAGAAATTCAAGTTTTAGTGTTTGGAAAATTATGACTTAGTGTGCAAGTTGGGAGAAAATATGGTAACGGAAAAAGAGAAAAAAGCATGTCGATTTATTGCCGAATGGCTATAAGATTGTGAGACAGTCTCTGGTAGATGATCTGGAGGGCGAAAAAAAGGTATGTTGGGAGACAGAAATTTTGCAGGATGATGATAGTGGATTTACTTATGAAATCAGCAGGTGTCTGTATTTCGATACCTGTAAGGAACATGGCTATGCAGAGTTCTGCAAAGTATTTTGCAACCATGACTGGTATGCTTATGGAGTATTAAAGCATCATTCGAGATTTATCAGAAAATCGACGATTGCCGAAGATGGAACTGTATGTCATGATACAATCGAGAAAGTAACAGAGAAACATTTTTTATAAAACCGAAAAATTGATTATGGGA from Blautia sp. SC05B48 encodes:
- a CDS encoding substrate-binding domain-containing protein; translated protein: MVKKKNIRKSALLLIMIMLATGITACGTEEEPLPDLSAMGAVTAVSREEGSGTRAEFENLLKLPESDTGIVVDSTEKVLKKVEEDKNAVGYVAYSSATDTNGKILQINGVLPSEKTIDNNSYPLCRDYYLAYNGELTDVEQDFLTYVKSKGQDIVKQYCIQADSTTTFLSDKSEGKILIEGSTSMEPMVKALADDYQKQNPNAEIEVKATDSSRGITAVISGECDFAMSSRELKDYEAELLETKVIGKDAIAIVINEENPLENLTIKQLTGLYNGTYKNWDDLS
- a CDS encoding helix-turn-helix domain-containing protein → MGVSYNRLWKMLIDKNMKRIEMQYLTGISGNILARMGKNQYVSMETIEKICKKLDCTVDEMLESTDDE
- a CDS encoding EAL domain-containing protein → MKVKNADEFYKILERKAIYPVFQPIVNLQTGDVAGYEALSRIDRHDTTLMISDLFVIAEQVGCVWKLEKLCRNKALKAAANKPEHAKLFLNVDGNIIQDKSFIQGFTNRKAAKAGVPSCDIVFEITERSDIENYQILQQIMKHYADQGYEIALDDVGAGYSGLNRVVNTSPNYLKVDIELVRDIQKHKKKEIMMEFLLHYCNETGAILIAEGIETEAELECLCRLGVHYGQGYFLGRPDRTFKNVRNEAMLVLRRLNNKS
- a CDS encoding Na/Pi cotransporter family protein, translated to MNENVKVVFGLIGGLALFLYGMNSMSDALQKAAGERMKKILGFLTRNPIMGALAGALVTAVLQSSSATTVMVIGFVSAGLMSLPQAISVIFGANIGTTMTAQLMAFKISNYIYPIIFVGFILNFVSKKEKVKNIGMVIFSFGLLFEGIEIMGEVMKPLAGSPVFVDLMGKVSSIPVLGVVLGAVMTLVVQSSSATIAVLQNFASQAGPDGVSSVIGLTGAIPILLGDNIGTTITALLASIGQSKNAKRTAIAHSIFNISGSCVFIFLVPWFAKFVQFISPKGNEIDVISRQIANAHTTFNIVCTLVWLPLIPLMVKIVTTIIRGNDKTEKAAFEPKYLDMKVIEQPAAAMVLVSKELNRLGELAESLLSDLKTAIVADGDSKTHGSFIENLEIVHQLQDSVTEYITRLFASGNLTEQQSEQTAGLLYVNNSIQRIADRCEDIDQICEKVNNNGKRLTSEASSEMEDCIDIIQQLLKKAMEAIRKGDAVVAETVFENKKKMHKAEKKYSKAHLNRVKNEVCDASMTRYFSGIMYNFDRMADNCVSIAEEACDNVAFINLDEETGKSMMERGAV
- a CDS encoding L-2-amino-thiazoline-4-carboxylic acid hydrolase, with the translated sequence MPNGYKIVRQSLVDDLEGEKKVCWETEILQDDDSGFTYEISRCLYFDTCKEHGYAEFCKVFCNHDWYAYGVLKHHSRFIRKSTIAEDGTVCHDTIEKVTEKHFL
- a CDS encoding N-acetyltransferase, with product MIRELRKVDINKVAEIWLDTNIKTHYFISAQYWKSNFELVKELLLQATVYVYEDKQEIQGFIGLSNEYIEGIFVSAEMQSQGIGKILLNYVKGKRNKLILNVYQKNTRAISFYQREGFEIQYSGLDEATGEKDYVMAWQQK
- a CDS encoding Maff2 family mobile element protein translates to MAFFTTAITTLKTLVCAIGAGLAAWGVINLLEGYGTDNPGAKSQGIKHLMSSM
- a CDS encoding GNAT family N-acetyltransferase — its product is MIRKAILKDVNSIEDTYNEHFQYELNHTAFTVFKKGVYPTKDDAERAIYAGALFVYEENGTIVGSIIIDKVQPIEYATIPWKEKLSEDEVMVIHLLMVRPSMSGKGIASSLIKFATELAQKNSCRALRLDTGSQNIPALSLYQKNGFEIIASASKKVGDVIAHKNHLFLEKIL
- a CDS encoding single-stranded DNA-binding protein produces the protein MNKVVLMGRLTKNPEIKYAGKDNDMAVARYTLAVNRRYKRDGEQEADFISCVTFGKSAEFAQKYLHKGMRIVIGGRISTGNYKDKDGKTIYTTDVIVEEHEFAQNKDNGVGADSSETPKTDKDGFMEAPEGEVPFD
- a CDS encoding reverse transcriptase/maturase family protein, yielding MRNPIQVLSSLTEKSKNESYRFQRLYRNLYNPEFYWLAYKNIYANTGSMTAGADGTTIDGMSDERIQRIIESMRDKSYLPKPARREYIAKKNSNKKRPLGIQSGNDKLVQEVVKMILESIYEPVFKKTSHGFRPNKSCQTALYQIQKTFTGTNWFVEGDIHACFDSFNHHTIIRLLRKRIDDEMFLQLIWKFLKAGYMEQWTYNRTYSGVPQGSGVSPVLANVYLHELDKFMEEYAQKYNRGKKKQMNSDYKKVVKKASYYRCMGKKKWADLSPEERWERNKHLKMLEKQTRQLTPTEPLDETYKRIQYTRYADDFIIGVIGSKADAEQMKADVGRFLREELDLEMSETKTKVTHTGDRARFLGYDITVSRSQDLKKSAGGYKIRSNAGVVKLLVPREKWVGKLLEYHAIKIKINENGKERFVALHRGKLVNQSDIEILARYNAEVRGLYNYYAIANDSFKIGRFANLMKYSMYKTFACKYKTNVHEIKRRYCVGGLFTIAYDTRAGRKITTFYRDGFKRKESATKFDNVSELPQFSKYAKTNTLKQRVERHTCELCGKDCRNLEIHQVKKLKDLKGNAEWVLLMRKRRRKTLVVCPECHKLIHS
- a CDS encoding TnpV protein; its protein translation is MKIEYTKVGDYYLPNLYYPEETRPIGLWGMLRKEYLKEHKSGTYTYLLLTARLDSYLADLNEQAQERFELIETQMRSAEGVSEELKRQNPMEWLCHCNNIRNRAAEIIKQELIYV